Proteins co-encoded in one Setaria viridis chromosome 9, Setaria_viridis_v4.0, whole genome shotgun sequence genomic window:
- the LOC140221258 gene encoding uncharacterized protein yields the protein MLSALSSKEGIWRSNRPFISLVGRARRSKKLAAKGKEKRDYTNAHGGDHDAGKETELALKIGNVNYCETGDTVDKRGPKIVDGIKNATASQLDVADSGSLSDLVSQVEVVVCLLPTSFHDGAPLAG from the exons ATGCTTTCTGCATTGTCTTCCAAAGAAGGTATCTGGAGAAGTAATCGGCCTTTCATTTCTTTAGTAG GCAGAGCAAGAAGGTCAAAGAAGTTAGCtgcaaagggaaaagaaaagcgGGATTATA CTAATGCACATGGTGGAGATCATGATGCTGGAAAAGAAACTGAACTAGCTCTGAAGATAGGAAACGTCAATTATTGTGAAACTGGTGACACTGTAGATAAAAGAGGGCCAAAG ATAGTTGATGGTATTAAAAATGCAACAGCTAGTCAGCTTGATGTTGCTGATAGTGGAAGCCTTTCAGATCTTGTTTCTCAG GTTGAGGTTGTAGTTTGCTTGCTGCCTACTAGCTTTCATGACGGAGCTCCTCTTGCAGGTTGA